In a genomic window of Pokkaliibacter sp. MBI-7:
- a CDS encoding aldehyde dehydrogenase (NADP(+)) produces MSSQLDQSSQPLGGHNFIGGQRSAEGTVVLHSREAVSGEALPMPFYQATPAEVDAACQAAASAFPVFRSLPASRRAEFLTAIADELDALDETFVALVQQETALPAARIMGERGRTSGQMRLFAEVLKRGDFYGARIDLALPDRQPLPRVDLRQCRLGVGPVAVFGASNFPLAFSTAGGDTASALAAGCPVVFKAHSGHMGTAEKVAEAIVRAAEKTAMPAGVFNMVFGSGVGEALVKHPAIQAVGFTGSLHGGRALCDMAAARPQPIPVFAEMSSINPVILMPQALSVRGEKIASELAASVVLGAGQFCTNPGLVLGIRSAEFSAFVDQLTARMADQPAQPMLNTGVLNSYRKGCAVLRQHSGITPLAGDEAPDRRAQPQLFKADVSLLLQGDTLLQEEVFGPTTIVVEAADHAELLACLQALHGQLTATLIGETDELTAASELMAILEQKAGRVLINGYPTGVEVSDAMVHGGPYPATSDARGTSVGTLAIDRFLRPVCYQNCPDALLPVALQNANPLGISRLINGEQSRRALP; encoded by the coding sequence ATGTCCAGTCAACTTGATCAGTCCAGTCAGCCCTTGGGTGGCCACAACTTTATTGGTGGTCAGCGCAGTGCCGAAGGCACCGTTGTACTGCATAGTCGCGAGGCCGTTAGTGGCGAAGCGCTGCCGATGCCTTTCTATCAGGCGACACCTGCCGAGGTAGATGCTGCCTGTCAGGCAGCAGCGTCGGCTTTTCCCGTGTTTCGTAGTCTTCCGGCCAGCCGCCGGGCCGAGTTTCTGACCGCCATCGCCGATGAGCTGGATGCACTCGATGAGACATTTGTAGCGCTGGTACAGCAGGAAACCGCGCTGCCTGCTGCTCGCATTATGGGCGAGCGGGGCCGTACCAGTGGTCAGATGCGTTTATTCGCCGAAGTGCTAAAACGCGGCGACTTCTACGGTGCGCGCATTGATCTGGCACTGCCTGACCGTCAGCCATTGCCGCGCGTTGATCTGCGCCAGTGTCGTCTGGGCGTTGGCCCGGTGGCGGTGTTTGGCGCCAGCAACTTCCCTCTCGCTTTCTCCACTGCCGGTGGTGATACCGCATCCGCGCTGGCCGCAGGTTGCCCGGTGGTGTTCAAGGCCCACAGCGGCCATATGGGTACAGCAGAAAAGGTAGCCGAAGCCATTGTTCGCGCCGCCGAGAAGACCGCCATGCCCGCTGGGGTATTCAACATGGTGTTTGGCTCCGGTGTGGGTGAAGCTCTGGTCAAACACCCGGCTATTCAGGCGGTAGGCTTTACCGGCTCGCTGCACGGTGGCCGGGCGCTTTGTGATATGGCGGCGGCACGGCCACAGCCCATCCCGGTGTTTGCCGAAATGAGCAGCATCAACCCCGTCATCCTGATGCCGCAGGCACTGTCGGTACGTGGCGAAAAGATTGCCAGTGAGCTGGCGGCTTCCGTGGTGCTGGGAGCAGGGCAGTTCTGTACCAATCCCGGTCTGGTGCTGGGTATTCGCTCCGCTGAATTCAGCGCCTTTGTGGACCAGCTGACGGCCAGAATGGCTGATCAGCCTGCACAGCCCATGCTCAATACCGGCGTCCTTAACAGTTATCGCAAAGGCTGCGCCGTGCTGCGTCAGCACTCAGGTATCACGCCACTGGCCGGAGACGAAGCACCTGATCGTCGTGCCCAGCCACAGCTGTTCAAAGCGGATGTCAGCCTGCTGCTGCAGGGCGATACGCTGCTGCAGGAAGAGGTATTTGGTCCGACTACCATCGTGGTGGAAGCGGCGGATCACGCGGAGCTGCTTGCCTGTCTGCAGGCGCTGCATGGTCAGCTGACCGCTACCCTGATTGGCGAAACCGATGAACTGACAGCGGCGTCAGAGCTGATGGCCATTCTGGAACAGAAAGCCGGGCGGGTGCTGATCAACGGTTACCCCACCGGGGTGGAAGTGTCGGATGCCATGGTCCACGGCGGCCCTTACCCGGCAACGTCTGATGCCCGCGGCACCTCGGTCGGGACGCTGGCCATTGATCGCTTCCTGCGCCCGGTGTGCTACCAGAACTGCCCCGATGCATTGCTTCCCGTGGCCCTGCAGAACGCCAACCCGCTGGGTATTTCGCGCCTGATCAATGGCGAACAGTCACGCCGTGCATTGCCCTGA
- a CDS encoding LysR family transcriptional regulator, producing MANLTVSSFCNWLKFRHLVLIDTLGRTRNMHLAAQQMNLSQPAISKMLKEIEGLLGFDIFERQPRSMPPTALGEHVVRYAQIMLNDAKGFVEQINNLSNGGHGYLKVGGIFAATAVVLPEAIVEIKQRSPLLEIEVVEQTSGQLMQMLENRVIDLAIGRYTEEGQQQRFDFTPLAPEPFCLVTSTRHPISGQGPRALHELVDWPWLLYPKGTPIRDRMEEAFARAGVAIPQNTIVTISMQTFLKLLQRGPMIGMLPVAMVGPHVESGDLSVIDTPLDLTPQYYGILTRKGEQLFGPAREFATILQDNADRTLSKTASGTA from the coding sequence ATGGCTAATCTGACCGTTTCATCCTTCTGCAACTGGCTGAAGTTTCGCCATCTGGTACTGATCGATACCCTCGGCCGAACACGCAACATGCATCTGGCGGCACAGCAGATGAATCTCAGCCAGCCTGCCATCAGTAAGATGCTGAAAGAAATTGAAGGGCTGCTCGGTTTCGACATTTTCGAGCGCCAGCCGCGCAGTATGCCGCCAACGGCGCTCGGCGAGCACGTGGTGCGTTATGCCCAGATCATGCTGAACGACGCCAAAGGTTTCGTAGAACAGATCAATAACCTCAGCAACGGTGGCCACGGTTATCTGAAAGTAGGGGGTATTTTCGCTGCCACCGCCGTGGTACTGCCTGAGGCGATTGTCGAGATCAAGCAGCGCTCGCCGCTGCTGGAAATCGAAGTCGTCGAGCAAACCAGCGGCCAGCTGATGCAAATGCTGGAGAACCGGGTGATTGATCTGGCCATTGGTCGCTATACGGAGGAAGGGCAGCAACAGCGCTTTGATTTTACGCCGCTGGCACCGGAGCCGTTCTGTCTGGTGACCAGTACCCGTCACCCCATTAGCGGGCAGGGGCCGCGGGCACTGCATGAACTGGTGGACTGGCCGTGGCTGTTGTATCCCAAGGGCACACCCATTCGTGACCGGATGGAGGAGGCGTTTGCCCGGGCAGGGGTGGCCATTCCGCAGAACACCATCGTCACCATCTCCATGCAGACGTTCCTTAAACTGCTGCAGCGTGGCCCGATGATCGGCATGCTGCCGGTAGCGATGGTCGGCCCTCATGTAGAAAGTGGTGACCTGTCGGTCATTGACACGCCTCTTGACCTTACGCCGCAGTACTACGGCATCCTGACCCGCAAGGGTGAACAGCTGTTCGGCCCGGCACGGGAGTTCGCGACCATACTGCAAGACAATGCAGACAGAACCCTGAGCAAAACCGCCAGCGGAACCGCATAA
- a CDS encoding fumarylacetoacetate hydrolase family protein produces MTTNRVPVLTPANSLPADTDVATLIGRAWVPGTVAGPSPIVLRQGQVFDLSAEFATLSTLLEQPSPLQAVREAKGTLLCSVEDLLANSSGTADPSLPSLLAPVDLQVIKAAGVTFAASMIERVIEEQAGGDASKAEGVRALVRDVIGDNLRAVKPGSEQAMRLKALLIEKGMWSQYLEVGIGPDAEIFTKAPVLAAVGSGAEIGIHPKSEWNNPEPEVVLAVSSQGQIHGVTLGNDVNLRDFEGRSALLLSKAKDNNASCALGPFIRLFDEHFTLDDVRNCVVELKVKGEDGYLLQGSSSMNQISRDPEDLAAQALNGNHQYPDGFLLFCGTLFAPTEDRDHPGGGFTHKLGDSVSISSPRLGALRNVVTHSDRATPWTFGIGALMKNLAQRGLL; encoded by the coding sequence ATGACAACAAATCGCGTTCCTGTACTGACCCCTGCCAACAGTCTGCCCGCCGATACCGATGTGGCCACACTGATCGGTCGTGCCTGGGTACCCGGTACCGTGGCAGGCCCTTCTCCTATCGTGCTCCGTCAGGGGCAGGTGTTTGATCTCTCGGCAGAATTTGCCACCCTCAGCACCCTGCTTGAACAGCCTTCGCCGCTGCAGGCCGTGCGTGAAGCCAAAGGTACGCTGCTGTGCAGTGTTGAAGATCTGCTGGCCAACAGCAGTGGCACAGCCGACCCTTCACTGCCTTCGCTGCTGGCACCGGTTGATCTGCAGGTGATCAAGGCGGCGGGTGTGACCTTTGCTGCGTCCATGATTGAGCGTGTGATCGAAGAACAGGCCGGTGGTGATGCCTCCAAAGCCGAAGGTGTACGTGCGCTGGTGCGTGATGTCATCGGTGACAATCTGCGAGCGGTCAAACCCGGTTCCGAACAAGCCATGCGCCTGAAAGCGCTGCTGATCGAAAAAGGCATGTGGTCGCAGTATCTGGAAGTGGGCATTGGCCCCGACGCTGAAATTTTCACCAAGGCACCGGTACTGGCTGCCGTGGGTTCAGGTGCTGAGATCGGCATCCACCCCAAATCCGAATGGAATAACCCCGAGCCTGAAGTCGTGCTGGCGGTCAGCAGCCAGGGACAGATTCATGGCGTGACGCTGGGTAATGACGTCAACCTGCGTGACTTTGAAGGCCGTAGTGCCCTGCTGCTGAGCAAAGCCAAGGATAACAATGCCTCCTGTGCCCTCGGTCCGTTTATCCGCCTGTTTGATGAGCACTTCACTCTGGATGACGTGCGCAACTGCGTGGTTGAGCTGAAGGTCAAAGGTGAGGACGGTTACCTGCTGCAGGGCTCCAGTTCAATGAACCAGATCAGCCGCGACCCGGAAGATCTTGCCGCTCAGGCACTGAACGGTAATCACCAGTACCCCGATGGCTTCCTGCTGTTCTGCGGCACCCTGTTTGCGCCGACGGAAGACCGCGATCATCCGGGCGGTGGCTTCACCCACAAACTGGGTGACAGCGTCAGCATCAGCAGCCCACGCCTTGGTGCCCTGCGTAACGTGGTCACACACAGTGACCGTGCCACGCCCTGGACATTCGGTATCGGCGCGCTGATGAAGAACCTGGCCCAACGCGGATTGCTGTAA
- a CDS encoding IlvD/Edd family dehydratase: MSNNTKRRLRSQDWFDDPSHADMTALYVERYMNQGLTRDELQSGRPIIGIAQTGSDLTPCNRHHVQLAERVKAGIRDAGGIPMEFPVHPIAEQSRRPTAALDRNLAYLGLVEVLHGYPLDGVVLTTGCDKTTPACLMAAATTDLPAIVLSGGPMLDGHHKGELIGSGTVIWHARNLLAAGEIDYEGFMEMTTAASPSVGHCNTMGTALSMNAIAEALGMSLPGCASIPAPYRERGQMAYATGKRICQMVWDDMRPSQIMTRESFENAIAVASALGASSNCPPHLIAIARHMGVELSLDDWQRVGESVPLLVNCMPAGKYLGEGFHRAGGVPAVMHEMQKAGKLHENCQTVSGKTIGEIASASATSNDDVIKPYDEPLKHRAGFIVLSGNFFDSAIMKMSVVGEAFRKTYLSKPGEENTFEARAIVFEGPEDYHARIDDPALEIDENCILVIRGAGTVGYPGSAEVVNMAPPAALIKKGIDSLPCLGDGRQSGTSASPSILNMSPEAAVGGGLALLRTNDLLRIDLNNRSVNVLVSEEELARRRVDWQPNIPESQTPWQELYRQLVGQLSTGGCLEPATLHMKVIARSGPPRHSH; encoded by the coding sequence ATGAGCAACAACACCAAACGCCGTTTGCGCAGCCAGGACTGGTTTGATGATCCAAGCCATGCCGACATGACTGCCCTTTATGTCGAGCGTTACATGAATCAGGGTCTGACCCGCGATGAGCTGCAGTCAGGCCGTCCTATCATCGGTATTGCCCAGACCGGCAGTGATCTGACCCCCTGCAACCGCCATCATGTTCAGCTGGCCGAGCGGGTCAAGGCCGGTATCCGCGATGCGGGCGGTATTCCGATGGAGTTTCCGGTGCACCCCATTGCCGAGCAGAGCCGCCGCCCTACTGCGGCGCTTGATCGCAATCTGGCCTATCTCGGTCTGGTGGAAGTGCTGCATGGTTACCCCCTCGACGGCGTGGTGCTGACCACTGGCTGTGACAAGACCACCCCTGCCTGCCTGATGGCAGCAGCTACTACCGACCTGCCAGCCATTGTGCTGTCAGGCGGGCCAATGCTGGACGGTCACCACAAAGGTGAGCTGATCGGCTCCGGCACGGTGATCTGGCATGCCCGCAACCTGCTGGCTGCTGGCGAGATCGACTACGAAGGTTTTATGGAAATGACCACTGCGGCGTCTCCGTCGGTGGGCCACTGCAACACCATGGGTACCGCCCTGTCGATGAACGCCATCGCCGAAGCGCTGGGCATGTCGCTGCCCGGCTGCGCCAGTATTCCGGCGCCCTACCGTGAGCGCGGCCAGATGGCCTACGCCACCGGCAAGCGTATCTGCCAGATGGTGTGGGATGACATGCGCCCCTCACAGATCATGACCCGCGAATCTTTCGAGAACGCTATTGCCGTGGCGTCGGCGCTGGGCGCCTCCAGCAACTGCCCTCCCCACCTGATCGCCATTGCCCGTCATATGGGCGTCGAGCTGAGTCTGGATGACTGGCAGCGCGTCGGTGAATCAGTGCCCCTGCTGGTGAACTGCATGCCCGCAGGCAAGTACCTCGGTGAAGGTTTCCACCGTGCAGGCGGTGTCCCTGCCGTCATGCATGAAATGCAGAAAGCAGGCAAGCTCCACGAGAACTGCCAGACCGTCAGCGGCAAGACCATCGGTGAGATTGCCAGCGCCAGCGCGACCAGCAATGACGATGTGATCAAGCCTTACGATGAGCCGCTGAAACACCGTGCAGGCTTTATCGTGCTGAGCGGTAACTTCTTTGACAGCGCCATCATGAAGATGTCGGTCGTGGGTGAAGCCTTCCGCAAGACCTACCTGTCCAAACCCGGAGAAGAAAACACCTTCGAGGCCCGTGCCATCGTCTTTGAAGGGCCTGAAGACTATCACGCCCGTATCGACGACCCGGCGCTGGAAATCGATGAAAACTGCATTCTGGTCATTCGCGGTGCTGGCACCGTGGGTTATCCCGGCAGTGCCGAAGTCGTCAACATGGCGCCTCCTGCGGCCCTGATCAAAAAAGGCATCGATTCCCTGCCCTGTCTGGGTGATGGTCGCCAGAGCGGCACCTCGGCCAGCCCGTCGATTCTGAACATGTCGCCAGAAGCGGCTGTCGGTGGTGGTCTGGCGCTGCTGCGGACCAACGATCTGCTGCGCATTGACCTCAACAACCGCAGTGTCAATGTGCTGGTCAGTGAGGAAGAGCTGGCGCGCCGTCGCGTTGACTGGCAGCCCAACATTCCCGAGTCACAGACGCCCTGGCAGGAGCTGTACCGTCAGCTGGTCGGCCAGCTGTCGACCGGTGGCTGTCTGGAACCGGCCACCTTGCACATGAAGGTCATCGCGCGCAGTGGCCCACCCCGCCACTCACACTGA
- a CDS encoding TRAP transporter small permease: MTSFIHRLEKLIEYLMAAALAVMFVAVFANVVLRYVFGSGIAASEELSRLLFVWLIFLGATLAMGRHTHLGFDLVQRALPAPLRKLCAIVSHGLMLYSLWLCLEGSWHQFEIGLRITSTVMKYPLALMASSGLVLALGMGLYLLANLIRILIGHPDAYIPGQRRHDLSAAEEMH, encoded by the coding sequence ATGACGAGCTTTATTCATCGTCTGGAAAAATTGATTGAGTACCTGATGGCGGCAGCCCTCGCCGTCATGTTTGTTGCGGTATTCGCTAACGTTGTCCTGCGCTATGTATTCGGCTCAGGTATCGCTGCTTCCGAAGAGCTTTCGCGCCTGCTGTTTGTCTGGCTGATCTTCCTGGGGGCCACTCTGGCCATGGGTCGCCATACCCATCTGGGCTTTGATCTGGTTCAGCGCGCCCTGCCGGCACCGCTGCGCAAACTTTGCGCCATCGTCAGCCACGGCCTGATGCTCTACAGCCTGTGGCTGTGTCTGGAAGGCAGCTGGCATCAGTTCGAGATCGGCCTGCGTATCACCTCGACTGTCATGAAGTACCCACTGGCACTGATGGCCTCTTCCGGTCTGGTGCTGGCACTGGGCATGGGGCTGTATCTGCTGGCCAACCTGATTCGCATCCTCATCGGCCATCCCGATGCGTATATTCCCGGCCAACGCCGTCATGACCTGTCTGCTGCCGAGGAGATGCACTGA
- a CDS encoding TRAP transporter large permease subunit gives MTLALFLLALLGFMALGMPISFALIMTGVAMMWHLDFFDPQLVAQNLISGADSFPLMAVPFFILAGEVMNAGGISKRIINLAIACVGHRRGGLGFVAIIASVILASLSGSAIADTAALATLLLPMMRDNGYPVGRSAGLIASGGIIAPIIPPSMPFIIFGVTTNQSISQLFMAGIVPGIIMGLGLVLAWKWSMGKIHIEPQPRQSMKHRLVVAKDGILALLMPVIIIGGLRGGLFTPTEAAVVAAGYALLISLAVYRELDFKALVPLFIRAAYTTSVVMFLCAAAIVSSYMVTLADLPSELVDLLAPLLDSPRLLMATIVLAMILIGMVMDLTPTILILGPVMMPLVIKAGIDPIYFGVMFVMVGCVGLITPPIGTVLSVVSGVARQPMEVIVRGVMPFLLVYLVIIALLVVFPGIVTVPAAWL, from the coding sequence ATGACTCTGGCCTTGTTCCTGCTGGCACTGCTTGGCTTTATGGCGCTGGGCATGCCGATTTCTTTTGCCCTGATCATGACCGGCGTGGCCATGATGTGGCATCTGGATTTCTTCGACCCCCAGCTGGTCGCCCAGAACCTGATCAGCGGTGCTGACAGCTTCCCGCTGATGGCGGTGCCGTTCTTTATCCTTGCCGGTGAAGTCATGAACGCCGGTGGTATTTCCAAACGTATCATCAATCTGGCCATTGCCTGCGTCGGTCATCGTCGTGGTGGTCTGGGCTTTGTCGCCATCATTGCCTCGGTGATTCTGGCCAGTCTGTCCGGCTCAGCCATTGCCGACACCGCCGCGCTGGCCACCCTGCTGCTGCCGATGATGCGAGACAACGGTTATCCGGTGGGTCGTTCTGCCGGCCTGATCGCCTCTGGCGGCATCATCGCGCCGATCATTCCGCCCAGCATGCCGTTCATCATTTTTGGCGTGACCACCAACCAGTCCATCAGCCAGCTGTTCATGGCAGGTATTGTGCCAGGCATCATCATGGGCCTCGGTCTGGTACTGGCGTGGAAATGGAGCATGGGCAAGATCCATATCGAGCCGCAGCCACGACAGAGCATGAAGCACCGTCTGGTGGTCGCCAAAGACGGCATTCTGGCCCTGCTGATGCCCGTCATCATCATCGGCGGGCTGCGCGGCGGTCTGTTTACGCCCACCGAAGCTGCAGTTGTTGCGGCAGGTTACGCCCTGCTGATCAGTCTGGCGGTGTACCGCGAGCTGGATTTCAAGGCGCTGGTGCCACTGTTCATTCGCGCCGCGTACACCACCAGTGTGGTGATGTTCCTCTGCGCTGCCGCCATTGTGTCGTCCTACATGGTGACCCTGGCTGATCTGCCCTCTGAACTGGTCGATCTGCTGGCGCCACTGCTCGACAGCCCACGGCTGCTGATGGCCACCATTGTGCTGGCAATGATCCTGATCGGTATGGTGATGGACCTGACCCCCACCATTCTGATTCTTGGCCCGGTGATGATGCCGCTGGTGATCAAGGCCGGTATCGACCCGATCTACTTTGGCGTGATGTTTGTGATGGTCGGCTGTGTTGGCCTGATTACGCCGCCCATCGGTACGGTACTGAGCGTGGTATCGGGCGTGGCACGTCAGCCGATGGAAGTGATTGTCCGTGGTGTGATGCCTTTCCTGCTGGTGTATCTGGTGATCATCGCCCTGCTGGTGGTGTTCCCCGGCATTGTCACCGTACCGGCAGCCTGGCTGTAG
- a CDS encoding TRAP transporter substrate-binding protein, whose amino-acid sequence MKTTTSATTSRKVLKSLTAAVLGVTLSLGAVSSFAADINNRLIRFGYGLSEDSKQGESVKYFIEEMKRLSDGKFKVKGFANASLGNEMQMQNALIGGAQEMMMGATSSLVGIDKRFGIWDLPFLFDKAEVADKVYDGKVGQELLDGLQSQGLVGLVYWENGFRDLTNSKRPIEKMSDMDGVKLRVMQNPMYLDLFNSMGANAIPMAFSELFTALETGAVDGQENPYTTIQSSKFYEVQKYMSLTHHVYSPWVMLISKSFWDKLSDDEKAIVKQAAVASRDYERKLSREQAAESLAFLKQHMQVNDVPPAELDKMRAKAKVVVDAQAKELGEDLVKQLFAAIEEAKQQTN is encoded by the coding sequence ATGAAAACAACTACCTCCGCTACTACCTCCAGAAAGGTACTGAAATCTCTGACTGCTGCCGTACTGGGCGTCACGCTGAGTCTGGGTGCGGTCAGCTCCTTTGCTGCTGACATCAACAACCGCCTGATCCGTTTCGGCTATGGCCTGAGTGAAGACAGCAAGCAGGGCGAGTCAGTGAAGTACTTCATTGAAGAAATGAAGCGGCTGTCCGATGGCAAGTTCAAGGTCAAAGGCTTCGCCAACGCCTCACTGGGTAACGAAATGCAGATGCAGAACGCGCTGATCGGCGGTGCGCAGGAAATGATGATGGGCGCCACCTCATCACTGGTCGGTATCGACAAGCGCTTTGGCATCTGGGACCTGCCCTTCCTGTTCGACAAGGCTGAAGTCGCTGACAAGGTGTATGACGGTAAAGTCGGTCAGGAGCTGCTGGATGGCCTGCAGTCACAGGGTCTGGTAGGTCTGGTCTACTGGGAAAACGGTTTCCGTGATCTGACCAACTCCAAGCGTCCCATCGAAAAAATGTCTGATATGGATGGCGTAAAACTGCGTGTCATGCAGAACCCCATGTATCTGGACCTGTTCAACAGCATGGGCGCCAATGCGATTCCGATGGCCTTCTCCGAGCTGTTCACCGCTCTGGAAACCGGTGCCGTGGATGGTCAGGAAAACCCCTACACCACCATTCAGTCCAGCAAGTTCTATGAAGTACAGAAGTACATGAGCCTGACCCACCACGTTTACAGCCCCTGGGTCATGCTGATCAGCAAAAGCTTCTGGGACAAGCTGAGTGATGATGAAAAAGCCATTGTTAAGCAGGCGGCCGTTGCCTCACGCGATTACGAGCGCAAGCTGAGCCGCGAACAGGCTGCCGAATCACTGGCCTTCCTCAAGCAGCACATGCAGGTGAACGACGTTCCTCCTGCTGAGCTGGACAAGATGCGCGCCAAGGCCAAGGTAGTCGTCGACGCTCAGGCAAAAGAGCTGGGTGAAGATCTGGTGAAACAGCTGTTCGCTGCCATTGAAGAAGCTAAACAGCAGACTAACTGA
- a CDS encoding thioredoxin family protein, whose amino-acid sequence MATFQQLFDIGQDFASFVRGGLASEQAAVDALVSKVGQPGTISAATLQRIDALTGRYHLLIAGEMWCPDCHVNITALQYLCKAQPRVSLSIITKGRAEDDLKKRLGLEKVSIPLVMVLNEQFEPLGLFIEQPRVVVEQWSEQTKADYRQGHYMEATLNEVLALMAAGEK is encoded by the coding sequence ATGGCAACTTTCCAACAACTCTTCGATATCGGTCAGGACTTCGCCAGCTTTGTACGTGGTGGGCTTGCCAGCGAGCAGGCGGCTGTGGATGCACTGGTCAGCAAGGTGGGACAGCCCGGCACGATCTCTGCCGCAACCCTGCAGCGCATTGATGCACTGACAGGCCGTTATCATCTGCTGATTGCAGGTGAAATGTGGTGCCCGGACTGCCACGTCAACATCACGGCTCTGCAGTATCTGTGCAAGGCGCAGCCCAGAGTCAGCTTATCCATCATCACCAAAGGCCGTGCCGAGGATGATCTGAAGAAACGTCTCGGCCTTGAGAAAGTATCCATTCCACTGGTGATGGTGCTGAACGAGCAGTTTGAGCCACTGGGGCTGTTTATTGAGCAACCCCGTGTAGTGGTCGAGCAGTGGTCGGAGCAGACGAAGGCTGACTATCGTCAGGGACACTATATGGAAGCCACGCTCAATGAGGTGCTGGCGTTAATGGCTGCGGGCGAAAAGTAG
- a CDS encoding FKBP-type peptidyl-prolyl cis-trans isomerase: protein MQDELKIDDLVVGEGKAIKRGALIKAHYRGWLDDGTEFDSSHKRGEPFQCVLSTNKVIQGWVLGMLGMKEGGKRQLWVPAYLGYGERAIGNIIPANANLNFEIELLEVMNRDD from the coding sequence ATGCAAGACGAACTGAAAATTGATGATCTGGTAGTAGGTGAGGGCAAGGCCATCAAGCGTGGCGCGCTGATCAAGGCGCATTACCGCGGCTGGCTGGACGACGGTACCGAGTTTGATTCCTCCCACAAGCGCGGTGAGCCGTTCCAGTGTGTGCTGAGTACCAACAAGGTGATTCAGGGCTGGGTACTGGGCATGCTCGGTATGAAAGAAGGCGGCAAACGCCAGCTGTGGGTACCTGCCTATCTGGGCTACGGTGAGCGCGCCATTGGCAATATCATCCCCGCCAACGCCAATCTGAACTTTGAAATCGAACTGCTGGAAGTCATGAATCGTGATGACTGA
- a CDS encoding alpha/beta hydrolase-fold protein codes for MTIPVHDLSVRSPVIAASGLPAAVETFILRLPPALAAAQPDAVRVRVAVPAAILTSSEPVPVRFWLQDGTSDPLTDAMVAELSSHTEQAPSIVVVTDPLPVSWYMDSHQGERALERFVLELLLPHIRQRFGVTPGGQGCSIEGIHLSAYGALYLGLKYPHLFGRITAIQPVMMAASTEVPMERITPWVWMRRHQQQLQHSCITLVISQRNNAFNQAITACHQDLLRAQIPHHFVQFAMERPSEPAASTSHLLLDSAI; via the coding sequence ATGACCATTCCTGTGCACGACCTGTCTGTTCGTTCGCCTGTGATAGCAGCATCCGGGCTTCCCGCTGCTGTTGAGACCTTCATACTGCGGCTGCCGCCCGCGCTGGCGGCGGCTCAGCCAGATGCCGTGAGGGTTCGGGTGGCGGTACCCGCGGCGATACTGACATCCAGCGAGCCTGTTCCGGTACGCTTCTGGCTGCAGGACGGCACCAGTGATCCTCTGACAGATGCCATGGTTGCTGAGCTGAGCAGCCATACCGAGCAGGCACCCTCCATCGTGGTGGTGACTGATCCGTTGCCTGTCAGCTGGTATATGGATTCTCATCAGGGAGAACGGGCACTGGAGCGCTTTGTTCTCGAACTCCTGCTGCCTCATATCCGGCAACGCTTCGGCGTAACGCCAGGCGGGCAGGGCTGCAGTATCGAGGGCATACACCTGAGCGCTTACGGCGCACTGTATCTGGGGCTCAAATATCCGCACCTCTTTGGTCGCATTACTGCCATTCAGCCGGTGATGATGGCTGCCAGTACCGAAGTACCGATGGAACGCATCACCCCCTGGGTGTGGATGCGACGCCATCAGCAGCAGTTACAGCACTCCTGTATCACGCTGGTGATCAGTCAGCGCAACAATGCCTTCAATCAGGCCATTACTGCCTGTCATCAGGATTTGCTGCGTGCTCAGATTCCCCATCACTTTGTCCAGTTCGCAATGGAGCGGCCCTCAGAACCCGCGGCCAGCACCTCCCATCTCCTGCTCGATTCGGCCATATAG
- a CDS encoding DUF1442 domain-containing protein yields MDSRIQNVLDQYHQRMDEERRQGRVEAPGGRDGGQDMRMRAVGPQTGQLLNILARSLEAPTILELGTSFGYSGIWLAEAARATGGKLITMEKHDYKSAHARAMAEQAGLADYIDFRVGDAVAMIATLDVKVDFILVDLWKELYVPCLEAFFPKLNPGAIVVADNMIRPGNEFVQSYGRAIRAKEGVTSVLLPVGTGIEVSRYQP; encoded by the coding sequence ATGGACAGCAGAATACAGAACGTACTGGATCAGTATCATCAGCGTATGGACGAAGAGCGTCGTCAGGGCAGGGTGGAAGCACCCGGTGGCCGCGATGGGGGTCAGGATATGCGGATGCGTGCGGTCGGGCCGCAGACCGGTCAGCTGCTCAATATTCTGGCACGCAGTCTGGAAGCACCGACGATTCTTGAGCTGGGCACGTCGTTCGGCTATTCCGGCATCTGGCTGGCAGAGGCAGCACGGGCTACTGGTGGCAAACTCATCACCATGGAAAAGCACGACTACAAATCCGCCCATGCCAGAGCCATGGCTGAACAGGCGGGGCTGGCAGACTATATCGATTTCCGTGTCGGCGATGCGGTAGCGATGATTGCCACGCTGGATGTAAAGGTCGACTTCATCCTGGTGGATTTGTGGAAGGAGCTGTATGTCCCCTGTCTTGAAGCCTTCTTCCCTAAACTGAACCCCGGCGCCATCGTCGTGGCAGACAACATGATTCGCCCCGGCAATGAGTTCGTGCAGAGCTATGGTCGGGCGATTCGGGCCAAAGAAGGGGTGACCAGTGTATTGCTGCCGGTAGGAACAGGTATCGAGGTCAGTCGATATCAGCCCTGA